GAAGAATCCATGTCGCATTCAATCCGCTCAATACCTTTGCGATTCTGTCACAACATGTCCGGATCGACCTCACCGAACGGAAGATGATCGAAACGGAGTGGGGAAAAGCGGCACATGCTTGGCTCTGCTCATGGCTCCGACCCGGAAAAGAGGATTCTATTCGCCCACAAACTCTTGTGGAGCATGTGTGGTCTCATCCGGCACCAGCAAGTGAATCCAGAAAACGACTCTGGAAAATTCGGAAATTTCTAAAGGAAGAGTTGGCTAGAACAGGCTGGTCAGCAGAAGAAACCGGAGAAGGGATTTTTAAAATAGGGAGACCGAACGGAGGAAGCAATGGGAACGAAATCCGGAACTAACAAGAACGCTTTTTGGAACTAACGGGAACAAAACCGGAACTATCAGGAACGTTTTCGGAACTAACAGGAACGTCCATCTTAAAAAATTCCATATCAGTAAGCATCTTGCAAGGATGAAAAAAATCATACTAAGACTCTACAAAGAGTCTACAGTCTCTCTTTGGAGAGAAGGTCTTGAAGACCTCTCCCCAAAGGAGACCAGACCCAAAAATGCTACAAAGCCATCTCATTCGCAGGAGCGGTGATCGATGTAAAGCTAGCTAGGGGCAGAGCCAACTTCTCACGGAACGGCTCTGGAAGCCACTCCGGAGGGTGTGGTTGAGCCTGAATCCCCGGAAGGTTGAGCCAGAAGCCCGGAAAACCCCCTTCTCCCCCAGAAAGAAAAAAGCAAAAAGCCCCATCCTGTGATTCTTCCATTTTGATGAAAATATTTCCCTCACTCCAGAAAGACAAAAAACTTCGCCGAAGGGAAGAATTAGGCTATGTTCCCGAGCTTTGTTGTATGAGACAGAAAAGGGTGTAGTCTTTCTATAGGAGGGGGTTCCCATGAAAAAACCCGCATTCCAACGATGTTTGAAGTCGGTCCCGACCCTGACATCGGCACAAAGAGGAGAAATGAAGATCGCCATTGAACAAGTGGACAACAAAAACCTGGTGGGGGGTGTCGCATCTCTGGTCGGAACCCCTACCTGTTGCCCCCATTGCCACCATCCCCATATTCGACCATGTGGCCGGGCATCCGGGTTGAAACGTTACCGGTGCAAGGGCTGTCAACGTACCTTTAGCCCGCTGACGAACACGGCTTTGGCGGGACTTCACCACAAGGACCGCTGGCTCTTGTATCTGGAGGGGTTCCAGTGGGGAGAGTCGGTCCGAAAGGCCGCCCGGCGCTGTGGCATCAACCAGAAGGCTTCCTTCAACTGGCGCCATCGCTTTCTGGCACTGCCTTCCGATCTCCAGGCCCGTCAGGAAAGCGGGATTGTCGAGGCCGACGAGGCTTGGTTCCTGCGCTCCTACAAGGGGCAACGACACAATCTCCCCAGGGAATCCCGACACCGGGGCGGTCACGCTTCCAAACGAGGGCTTTCCAGTGAACAGGTTCCGGTCCTGGTGGTTCGGGACCGCTCTGGAGCCACATCCGATGCGATTCTTCCCAAGGACGACCACCTTGCGATCCAAGCTGTCCTGAAACCCCTTCTGGCCCAGGATGCGGTTCTTTGCACCGACGGCGGAGGAAAAGGCCCCTTTGCCCTGGCGGCCAGAAAGATGGGCATAGCCCACCGTGCAGTCAACCTGAGCAAAGGGATCCGGGTGCTGGCTGGCGTTTACCACGTCCAGAATGTAAACGCCTACCATTCGCGCCTGAAAGGATGGCTGCTGAGATTTCATGGAGTGGCGACCAAATACCTGGGGCATTATCTCGGTTGGAAACGTCTGCTGGAACGATTCGGTGATTATCTCAACTCCGCCCTGTGGTTGACTTTGGCGGTTGGTCAGCATGAGGTGCAACAATGTTTGGGAACATAGCCAAGAATTAAGGGGAGAGCCAGAACCTTCTGAAGGGCCTTCATTTTGCGGTTTAAGTTCCTTTTCCCTTGGGTGCGGTCCTCCCGGTTTTCCAATCATTTGAAGACCTCTCCCTTTTTTCCGGATCCTCTGGCCGGGTCGGCAGGACTAGCCAATGGCAGATGTTCAGGACTCAAAGGGTCCCATTGGCCCAAGTCGAATTGTAATCAATTCAATATCTGTAACTGCTTCATGAGGCCCTTGGCGTGTACCCGCTGGTGTGAACCAGAAACAGCCCTCTTCACACTTTCGACCGCCAGTGATGAGTTCTCCGGACAGGAGAATGACAAATTCATCCGCAGGGTGTGTGTGAGGGGGAATTGTTGAACCCGCTTTCATTTTGAGTCGGTGAATCGAACCAGACGGGACCGGCTCAGCCAGGGGGGACCAGCTACTTCCGGGAAGAAAATCGATAGCGGAAAATTGCTGTTCACTTGCATCTTTGAACTGCTGGCTCATTGTCATTTTCTCCTATGAAAAATGTTGAGAAGGTTGCATTTAAGAGGGGCTGAGTCACCTGCCCGGAAAAAGAGCCGTTCAGCAGTATTCTGCCCCAATAAGACGAAAACAAACTCTAAATGAGTTTTTGTCAATCTGTCCTAGTTTGTCCTATCCAATCCGTAATTATCCGAATTTTCTCATAAATCCCGTTCTGAGATAATCACATTGTAATCGATGAACACCATTCACACCTAAAGCGGAGGGAGAAGGAGGTGAAAAAACAGTTTTGTTCGATTCGTCTTCCAGAAGAGATTTTTCGAGCGATCGAGAAAATCGCAAAAAAGGAAGACAGAACGCGGAGTGCAGTCATTAGGCGAATTGTTCAAGAGTTTTTTTTTAAGGAGGAAACGAATGAAAGTAAAAATCATCCGAAGAATAATTGCCCTGGGAACGACATTGAGATGTAACCCCATGGCATCCAGCTTCGGGGTTCCGGACTTTCTGAGAGGGCATTCGGGCCATTGGTACTCATCGACCCTCTCCCACCGGATAGCAGGAATGGAGAATCTCGAAATCGAGGGGGCTTGCGAACACGCTATTGCCGTGGCAGAGAAAGGCCACCCTGGAAAACTCCGGGTCAAAGAATTCGAGGTTACGGGGATCCTGAAGGATAACCGTTTTGTTTTGAGCAAATGTCGAATCGAAATCTAATTTCGGAGGCACCAAGCAAAAAGAATTTAGTGGTGAGGACCCTCTTATATTTTGCTCTGTGGGCCTTGATTATTTTGGCGGGGATGTTGGGGTGGTGGGTAAGCAGTAACTTTTGACAACCAAGGAGGAAAAAAATGAGAGGGAATATCGTTCGGAAGCTGGAGGGTAGGGGAGAGAAAATTTCTCTCCCCGTCTCCCCGGAAACGAAAGAAAAATGGGAGGAGGTTCAGCGGGCTCTCATCACCAAGGGATATGAGATCGACACCGATCAGGCCGTCAAGCGGATTATCCGCTCGCTCGAAGCGGTCGTGAATCCCGGACCGCCAAGACGCAATTCAGTGGGTCCGGAGGAGGACAAGTGAGCACCATGGTGGCTCGCCGGAATCGAGTGCAAAAATGGGGCGTTGCCCCGCTTCGCTCCCCAATGGCGAAATCATGAAACAAAAACTTGGGACATCACGCATCCTCCGGAATGAGCGGAAATCCAGCGTGCGTGCCGTCTAGATGGCGTTTCGCCAATATTTTCAAGAGCGTTTCGGAAGTGTTTCACAGGAATTGTAAAGAATGGCTACAGTTGGGCACTAAAGGTTCCTCCAGACAACCTTGAGGAACCTTTAGATCCAAAAACAGGACGGAGAAAAAACGATGGACAAAACAGTCAGCGCAAGCGTTCCGGAAGGGGACTATCTGGAGATAAAAAACATGGCCGAACGGGAAGGAGAGAGTGTGTCCGGCCTCATCAAAAATCTTCTGAAAAGGGAAATGTCCGGGGAGGAAATGCGACCTGTGCCAGATACAAAACTCGAAGAAATCCTGACGTTACTTCGGAGGCTGGTCGAATCAAAACCGGTCCAGAATCCGGACAAAAATCCGGACCCGGAAACGGCAAAAAAAATCGAAAAATTAGAGAAAACCATGTCCGGTTTTCCGTCCATTCTGGATACCAAAATCCAAAATGTTCTGAACGAAATCGGAAAGATTCCGGAATCCAATGGGGGCCAGGTCGGGGTTGGAATCGATCCGGAGCCGGGCAATAAAATCCTCGAATCTCTGACAAAAACCGCCGATAAACTGGAGGCTTTCAGTGACGGAATCGGAGGGG
This genomic interval from Leptospirillum ferriphilum contains the following:
- a CDS encoding IS1595-like element ISLsp6 family transposase; the protein is MKKPAFQRCLKSVPTLTSAQRGEMKIAIEQVDNKNLVGGVASLVGTPTCCPHCHHPHIRPCGRASGLKRYRCKGCQRTFSPLTNTALAGLHHKDRWLLYLEGFQWGESVRKAARRCGINQKASFNWRHRFLALPSDLQARQESGIVEADEAWFLRSYKGQRHNLPRESRHRGGHASKRGLSSEQVPVLVVRDRSGATSDAILPKDDHLAIQAVLKPLLAQDAVLCTDGGGKGPFALAARKMGIAHRAVNLSKGIRVLAGVYHVQNVNAYHSRLKGWLLRFHGVATKYLGHYLGWKRLLERFGDYLNSALWLTLAVGQHEVQQCLGT
- a CDS encoding cupin domain-containing protein, which codes for MSQQFKDASEQQFSAIDFLPGSSWSPLAEPVPSGSIHRLKMKAGSTIPPHTHPADEFVILLSGELITGGRKCEEGCFWFTPAGTRQGPHEAVTDIELITIRLGPMGPFES
- a CDS encoding ribbon-helix-helix protein, CopG family → MKKQFCSIRLPEEIFRAIEKIAKKEDRTRSAVIRRIVQEFFFKEETNESKNHPKNNCPGNDIEM